One window of the Salvia splendens isolate huo1 chromosome 1, SspV2, whole genome shotgun sequence genome contains the following:
- the LOC121753939 gene encoding DNA-directed RNA polymerase III subunit 1-like isoform X1 translates to MNIIDQGSMQFTKKPYVEDVGPRKIESIKFCTLSEKEILKISEVQVSRGIYYNDVRKPEASGLLDPHMGPPNKLGKCETCGGNFHNCPGHCGYLNLALPVYNVGFLATIVDILKCICKKCSRILLEEKERRDFLKQMRGPKLEHLKKVELQKKTVKRCNGMGGTRRAVVCSRCGYINGMVKRAQLKIVHDRARVADSADCSLEECRSALSHTKTNMPLPSYLDPKRVYELLKNMCDEDCELLYLNDRPEKLMLTSILVPPTSTRPSVFVDGGTQSNENDITERLKYIIQANASVRSEMAETDSQSNRCMVSWQLLQEEVAQYMNSDVRGLTPQPANSTRRPLSGFVQRLKGKQGRFRCNLSGKRVEFTGRTVISPDPNLKITEVAIPILMARILTYPERVSHHNIEKLRQCVRNGPQKYPGAKFIRTPDGHEISLMYSARKHHADQLQYGCIVHRHLEDGDVVLFNRQPSLHRMSIMSHRARIMPWRTLRFNESVCNPYNADFDGDEMNMHVPQTEEARTEALMLMGVQNNLCTPKNGEILVASTQDFLTSSFLITRKDTFYDRSAFSLMCSYIGDAMDPIDLPTPALVKPVELWTGKQLFSVLLRPHAKMRVYLNLTVAEKSYSKSRETMCSKDGFVYIRNSELISGQLGKATLGNGNKDGIYSVLLRDYGPHAAATCMNRMAKLSARWIGNHGFSIGINDVQPGATLNKEKKATLDNEYGHCTDYIRSYTSGSLELLPGCNNAETLEAKITETLNKIRETTADVCMKNLNWRNSPLIMSQCGSKGSPINICQMIACVGQQSVGGQRAPNGFVDRTLPHFERGAKDPDAKGFVQNSFYTGLSATEFFFHTMGGREGLVDTAVKTADTGYMSRRLMKALEDLSIFYDNTVRNASACIVQFAYGGDAMDPAQMEEKSGLPLNFERLYMKAKATCPATEQKSLTTDEIEKIVENTIGRRLVKSSMTFEGGSSESSHSLETTSKDECLAAFAESIRNFIKKKEPSSVREKLKLSEGTHSEEDRRYLENVASNISGITQRQLMVFLETCISRYNSKKIEAGTAIGAIGAQSIGEPGTQMTLKTFHFAGVASMNVTLGVPRIKEIVNGAKNIKTPIITTHLDANNNAITAKMVKGRIEKTLLEQVAQSIKTSQSSRSASVVVTLDMGRIKEAHLHIDAYSVKDSILQTTPKLKLKEQQIRVVDERKLEVDLNDDKSKLQFELHGLKSKLAKVVVKGIRTVERTIILNESKEKDPACKKLTLLVEGSGLLSVMGTEGINGHKTVSNHIMEVKQVLGIEAARKKIIDEINYTMSSHGMTIDIRHMMLLADLMTFKGEVLGMTRFGVERMRDSVLMLASFEKTADHLFNASVNGRVDKIEGVSESIIMGIPMQVGTGMLKVKQCVPSVKFTYAPDPIIR, encoded by the exons ATGAATATTATAGATCAAGGCAGTATGCAGTTCACCAAGAAGCCATATGTCGAAGACGTCGGCCCCCGAAAGAT AGAAAGTATTAAGTTCTGTACACTATCTGAGAAGGAAATACTAAAAATTTCTGAAGTTCAAGTTTCGCGCGGCATTTACTACAATGACGTCAGAAAGCCTGAAGCTAGTGGGTTGTTAGATCCTCATATG GGACCACCAAACAAGCTTGGCAAATGTGAAACATGTGGTGGAAATTTTCATAACTGCCCAGGTCATTGTGGATACTTGAATCTAGCCCTTCCTGTATATAATGTCGGATTTTTGGCTACGATCGTTGACATATTGAAGTGCATTTGCAAG AAATGCTCCAGAATACTCCTTGAAGAAAAAGAGCGGCGAGATTTCCTTAAGCAGATGAGAGGTCCAAAACTTGAGCATTTGAAGAAGGTTGAGTTACAGAAGAAAACAGTAAAAAGGTGTAATGGCATGGGAGGAACTAGGCGCGCTGTTGTGTGCTCCAGATGTGGATATATTAATG GTATGGTTAAAAGGGCACAATTGAAAATCGTACATGATCGTGCTAGAGTTGCTGACAGTGCTGATTGTAGCTTGGAGGAATGCCGATCAGCTCTATCCCATACAAAGACAAATATGCCTTTGCCTTCATATCTTGATCCTAAAAGGGTCTATGAGCTACTGAAAAATATGTGTGATGAG gATTGTGAGTTGCTTTATCTAAATGATAGACCTGAAAAGCTTATGCTTACTAGTATTCTTGTGCCACCAACTTCCACACGACCTTCAGTTTTTGTGGATGGTGGAACACAGAG TAATGAAAATGACATCACAGAGAGACTAAAATATATCATCCAAGCCAATGCTAGTGTTCGCTCAGAAATGGCAGAAACAGACTCTCAAAGCAACAGATGCATG GTTAGCTGGCAGCTTCTGCAAGAGGAGGTTGCACAATATATGAATAGTGATGTTCGTGGATTGACACCACAACCTGCAAATAGTACTAGAAGACCATTGAGTGGTTTTGTTCAGCGTCTTAAAGGAAAGCAGGGGAGATTTCGTTGCAATTTATCAGGGAAGCGTGTAGAGTTTACTGGCAGGACAGTTATTTCTCCTGATCCTAATTTGAAAATTACTGAG GTTGCTATTCCAATTTTAATGGCTCGGATTTTGACTTATCCTGAACGAGTTTCACACCATAATATTGAGAAATTGCGGCAATGTGTTCGTAATGGCCCCCAAAAATACCCTGGTGCTAAGTTTATAAGGACACCTGATGGTCATGAGAT ATCATTGATGTATTCTGCCAGGAAGCATCATGCAGATCAGTTGCAGTATGGGTGCATTGTGCATCGTCACCTTGAAGATGGAGATGTAGTTTTATTTAATAGGCAACCGAGTTTGCACCGAATGTCAATCATGTCCCATCGG GCAAGGATAATGCCTTGGCGAACACTGAGATTCAATGAGTCAGTGTGCAACCCATACAATGCTGACTTTGATGGTGATGAGATGAATATGCATGTACCACAAACAGAAGAGGCCCGTACTGAGGCTCTTATGCTGATGGGG GTGCAGAACAATTTGTGCACCCCGAAAAATGGAGAAATCTTGGTTGCATCAACACAGGATTTTCTAACTTCTTCCTTTCTTATAACAAGAAAAGACACATTTTATGACCGCTCGGCCTTTTCACTCATGTGTTCATATATAGGTGATGCCATGGACCCAATTGATTTGCCAACTCCAGCATTAGTTAAG CCAGTGGAGCTATGGACTGGCAAACAATTATTCAGTGTGCTATTGCGTCCCCATGCAAAAATGAGAGTATATTTAAATCTAACTGTAGCAGAAAAGTCATATTCGAAGTCTAGAGAAACTATGTGTTCCAAGGATGGTTTTGTGTATATTCGCAATAGTGAGCTCATCAGCGGGCAGCTTGGGAAGGCCACTTTAG GTAATGGAAACAAGGACGGTATTTACTCCGTTCTTCTCAGGGATTATGGTCCTCATGCTGCTGCTACCTGTATGAATCGCATGGCAAAGTTAAG TGCACGATGGATAggaaatcatggattttcaatTGGGATCAATGATGTTCAACCTGGGGCTACATTAAACAAGGAGAAGAAGGCGACTCTGGACAATGAGTATGGTCATTGTACCGATTACATAAGAAGTTACACATCTGGAAGCCTGGAGCTGTTACCAGGCTGCAATAATGCAGAGACTCTTGAAGCCAAGATAACTGAGACGCTTAATAAAATTCGAGAAACTACTGCCGAT GTTTGCATGAAGAATTTAAATTGGAGGAACAGCCCTCTAATAATGTCCCAGTGTGGTTCTAAAGGTTCTCCTATTAATATCTGCCAGATGATTGCGTGTGTTGGTCAGCAATCTGTAGGAGGTCAGAGAGCTCCCAATGGGTTTGTTGATCGAACACTGCCCCATTTTGAAAGAGGAGCAAAAGACCCAGAT GCTAAAGGCTTTGTTCAGAATTCCTTCTACACTGGTTTATCTGCGACTGAATTTTTTTTCCACACCATGGGTGGTAGAGAAGGTCTTGTGGATACAGCG GTGAAAACAGCCGATACGGGTTACATGTCTCGTAGATTGATGAAGGCTTTGGAGGATCTATCTATCTTTTATGATAATACAGTGAGAAATGCCAGTGCTTGCATTGTGCAATTTGCCTACGGTGGTGATGCTATGGATCCTGCACAGATGGAAGAGAAAAGTGGGCTCCCGCTGAACTTTGAAAGATTATATATGAAAGCCAAG GCTACCTGCCCTGCAACAGAGCAAAAGAGTTTAACGACTGATGAAATTGAGAAAATAGTTGAAAACACGATCGGGAGAAGACTAGTAAAATCATCCATGACTTTTGAAGGAGGGTCTTCAGAGTCTTCTCATTCATTAGAGACAACATCTAAAGATGAATGTTTGGCAGCTTTTGCAGAGTCAATAAGAAATTTTATTAAGAAAAAAGAGCCTAGCTCAGTTCGCGAGAAACTGAAATTGAGTGAAGGGACACATTCTGAAGAAGATAGACGCTATCTGGAAAATGTTGCCTCTAATATATCTGGGATAACTCAGCGACAATTAATG GTCTTCCTAGAAACTTGTATATCTCGTTACAATTCCAAGAAAATTGAAGCGGGAACTGCAATAGGAGCCATTGGAGCTCAGAGTATCGGAGAGCCAGGAACGCAGATGACATTAAAAACTTTCCACTTTGCTGGAGTCGCAAGCATGA ATGTTACCCTTGGCGTTCCTAGGATTAAAGAAATCGTTAATGGTGCTAAAAATATCAAGACACCAATTATTACTACCCATTTGGATGCTAACAACAATGCCATAACAGCTAAAATGGTGAAGGGGCGTATTGAGAAAACTCTTCTGGAGCAG GTAGCCCAGAGTATAAAGACTTCACAATCGTCGAGGTCAGCATCCGTTGTTGTAACACTTGACATGGGTAGAATAAAAGAGGCTCACCTACATATTGATGCGTACTCGGTAAAGGATTCAATTCTACAAACCACCCCAAAGTTAAAACTGAAAGAGCAG CAAATTAGAGTAGTGGATGAACGAAAACTTGAAGTTGATCTGAATGATGATAAAAGTAAACTTCAATTTGAACTCCATGGGCTTAAGAGTAAGCTCGCCAAAGTTGTAGTCAAG GGAATCAGGACTGTTGAGCGGACTATAATACTAAATGAATCAAAAGAAAAAGATCCCGCGTGCAAAAAATTGACATTACTAGTAGAGGG GAGTGGTCTTTTGTCTGTCATGGGCACTGAAGGAATTAATGGTCACAAGACAGTGAGTAATCACATCATGGAAGTAAAACAGGTACTTGGAATTGAAGCGGCAAGGAAGAAAATAATTGATGAGATAAACTACACCATGTCAAGCCATGGCATGACCATTGACATACGACACATGATGCTGCTGGCTGACTTAATGACATTCAAG GGTGAAGTGTTGGGTATGACAAGATTTGGCGTGGAGAGAATGAGGGACAGTGTCTTGATGCTCGCTTCATTTGAAAAGACCGCAGATCACCTCTTCAATGCTTCTGTGAATGGGAGAGTCGATAAGATTGAAGGAGTCTCTGAATCCATCATCATGGGCATACCCATGCAAGTTGGAACGGGAATGCTTAAAGTGAAGCAATG TGTGCCATCTGTTAAGTTTACGTACGCTCCAGATCCAATTATACGATGA
- the LOC121753958 gene encoding auxin-responsive protein IAA8-like: MSAPLLGVGGDEYQSNITLLDSSSLESVCQNGSELKERNYMGLSDCSSVDSSPLSNTPEYSPSGLNLKATELRLGPPGSLSLGRHSEHCPVSSAAIDEKLLFPLHPLKSLVTGNKRGFSDAMNGTSEGKHLSASEVDAVLSPRHSLNPIIKASKEVSPTQPTKVKDAVYQGAALEMPHAPTESRPGHFAAANNNYASAPATKAQVVGWPPVRQFRKNTLASTSKNNEEVDGKASTGASFVKVSMDGAPYLRKVDLRTYSAYQGLSSALEKMFSCFTIGQYGSHGVSGGEMMSESKLKDLLNGSEYVLTYEDKDGDWMLVGDVPWEMFIDTCKRLRIMKSSDAIGLAPRAVQKNQSKK, from the exons ATGTCTGCGCCTCTGCTCGGTGTTGGTGGGGACGAGTACCAAAGCAACATTACCTTGCTGGATTCTTCCTCCTTAGAAAGTGTCTGCCAAAATGGATCAGAACTCAAGGAGCGTAACTACATGGGGTTATCTGACTGTTCATCCGTTGATAGCTCGCCATTATCCAACACGCCAGAATACAGTCCGAGTGGTCTCAACTTAAAGGCCACAGAACTAAGGCTTGGGCCCCCGGGATCCCTGTCTCTGGGGAGGCATTCAGAGCATTGTCCCGTGAGTTCTGCTGCAATCGATGAGAAGCTGCTGTTTCCTCTTCATCCCTTGAAGTCACTTGTTACaggaaacaaaagagggttttCTGATGCTATGAATGGAACCTCAGAG GGgaagcatctctctgcttcggAAGTTGATGCTGTGCTCTCTCCTAGGCATTCCTTGAACCCCATTatcaaagcttcaaaagaagtCTCTCCAACACAACCAACTAAGGTGAAAGATGCGGTATACCAAGGTGCTGCGCTAGAGATGCCTCATGCTCCTACTGAGAGCCGCCCGGGTCATTTTGCTGCTGCAAATAATAACTATGCTAGTGCCCCTGCTACCAA GGCACAAGTTGTTGGTTGGCCACCTGTCAGACAGTTCAGAAAAAATACTCTGGCATCGACCTCAAAGAACAATGAAGAGGTAGATGGTAAGGCATCAACTGGTGCATCCTTTGTGAAAGTGAGCATGGATGGTGCCCCATACCTAAGGAAGGTCGATCTCAGAACTTACTCTGCCTACCAGGGACTCTCATCTGCTCTTGAGAAAATGTTCAGCTGCTTTACGATAG GCCAGTATGGTTCCCATGGAGTTTCTGGGGGTGAGATGATGAGTGAGAGCAAATTGAAGGACTTGCTAAATGGATCTGAATATGTTCTAACTTACGAGGATAAAGATGGCGACTGGATGCTTGTTGGCGATGTTCCTTGGGA GATGTTTATTGACACGTGTAAGAGGCTGAGGATCATGAAGAGTTCGGATGCAATTGGGCTAG CTCCAAGAGCTGTCCAAAAAAATCAAAGCAAGAAATAA
- the LOC121753939 gene encoding DNA-directed RNA polymerase III subunit 1-like isoform X2 translates to MNIIDQGSMQFTKKPYVEDVGPRKIESIKFCTLSEKEILKISEVQVSRGIYYNDVRKPEASGLLDPHMGPPNKLGKCETCGGNFHNCPGHCGYLNLALPVYNVGFLATIVDILKCICKKCSRILLEEKERRDFLKQMRGPKLEHLKKVELQKKTVKRCNGMGGTRRAVVCSRCGYINGMVKRAQLKIVHDRARVADSADCSLEECRSALSHTKTNMPLPSYLDPKRVYELLKNMCDEDCELLYLNDRPEKLMLTSILVPPTSTRPSVFVDGGTQSNENDITERLKYIIQANASVRSEMAETDSQSNRCMVSWQLLQEEVAQYMNSDVRGLTPQPANSTRRPLSGFVQRLKGKQGRFRCNLSGKRVEFTGRTVISPDPNLKITEVAIPILMARILTYPERVSHHNIEKLRQCVRNGPQKYPGAKFIRTPDGHEISLMYSARKHHADQLQYGCIVHRHLEDGDVVLFNRQPSLHRMSIMSHRARIMPWRTLRFNESVCNPYNADFDGDEMNMHVPQTEEARTEALMLMGVQNNLCTPKNGEILVASTQDFLTSSFLITRKDTFYDRSAFSLMCSYIGDAMDPIDLPTPALVKPVELWTGKQLFSVLLRPHAKMRVYLNLTVAEKSYSKSRETMCSKDGFVYIRNSELISGQLGKATLGNGNKDGIYSVLLRDYGPHAAATCMNRMAKLSARWIGNHGFSIGINDVQPGATLNKEKKATLDNEYGHCTDYIRSYTSGSLELLPGCNNAETLEAKITETLNKIRETTADVCMKNLNWRNSPLIMSQCGSKGSPINICQMIACVGQQSVGGQRAPNGFVDRTLPHFERGAKDPDAKGFVQNSFYTGLSATEFFFHTMGGREGLVDTAVKTADTGYMSRRLMKALEDLSIFYDNTVRNASACIVQFAYGGDAMDPAQMEEKSGLPLNFERLYMKAKATCPATEQKSLTTDEIEKIVENTIGRRLVKSSMTFEGGSSESSHSLETTSKDECLAAFAESIRNFIKKKEPSSVREKLKLSEGTHSEEDRRYLENVASNISGITQRQLMVFLETCISRYNSKKIEAGTAIGAIGAQSIGEPGTQMTLKTFHFAGVASMNVTLGVPRIKEIVNGAKNIKTPIITTHLDANNNAITAKMVKGRIEKTLLEQVAQSIKTSQSSRSASVVVTLDMGRIKEAHLHIDAYSVKDSILQTTPKLKLKEQGIRTVERTIILNESKEKDPACKKLTLLVEGSGLLSVMGTEGINGHKTVSNHIMEVKQVLGIEAARKKIIDEINYTMSSHGMTIDIRHMMLLADLMTFKGEVLGMTRFGVERMRDSVLMLASFEKTADHLFNASVNGRVDKIEGVSESIIMGIPMQVGTGMLKVKQCVPSVKFTYAPDPIIR, encoded by the exons ATGAATATTATAGATCAAGGCAGTATGCAGTTCACCAAGAAGCCATATGTCGAAGACGTCGGCCCCCGAAAGAT AGAAAGTATTAAGTTCTGTACACTATCTGAGAAGGAAATACTAAAAATTTCTGAAGTTCAAGTTTCGCGCGGCATTTACTACAATGACGTCAGAAAGCCTGAAGCTAGTGGGTTGTTAGATCCTCATATG GGACCACCAAACAAGCTTGGCAAATGTGAAACATGTGGTGGAAATTTTCATAACTGCCCAGGTCATTGTGGATACTTGAATCTAGCCCTTCCTGTATATAATGTCGGATTTTTGGCTACGATCGTTGACATATTGAAGTGCATTTGCAAG AAATGCTCCAGAATACTCCTTGAAGAAAAAGAGCGGCGAGATTTCCTTAAGCAGATGAGAGGTCCAAAACTTGAGCATTTGAAGAAGGTTGAGTTACAGAAGAAAACAGTAAAAAGGTGTAATGGCATGGGAGGAACTAGGCGCGCTGTTGTGTGCTCCAGATGTGGATATATTAATG GTATGGTTAAAAGGGCACAATTGAAAATCGTACATGATCGTGCTAGAGTTGCTGACAGTGCTGATTGTAGCTTGGAGGAATGCCGATCAGCTCTATCCCATACAAAGACAAATATGCCTTTGCCTTCATATCTTGATCCTAAAAGGGTCTATGAGCTACTGAAAAATATGTGTGATGAG gATTGTGAGTTGCTTTATCTAAATGATAGACCTGAAAAGCTTATGCTTACTAGTATTCTTGTGCCACCAACTTCCACACGACCTTCAGTTTTTGTGGATGGTGGAACACAGAG TAATGAAAATGACATCACAGAGAGACTAAAATATATCATCCAAGCCAATGCTAGTGTTCGCTCAGAAATGGCAGAAACAGACTCTCAAAGCAACAGATGCATG GTTAGCTGGCAGCTTCTGCAAGAGGAGGTTGCACAATATATGAATAGTGATGTTCGTGGATTGACACCACAACCTGCAAATAGTACTAGAAGACCATTGAGTGGTTTTGTTCAGCGTCTTAAAGGAAAGCAGGGGAGATTTCGTTGCAATTTATCAGGGAAGCGTGTAGAGTTTACTGGCAGGACAGTTATTTCTCCTGATCCTAATTTGAAAATTACTGAG GTTGCTATTCCAATTTTAATGGCTCGGATTTTGACTTATCCTGAACGAGTTTCACACCATAATATTGAGAAATTGCGGCAATGTGTTCGTAATGGCCCCCAAAAATACCCTGGTGCTAAGTTTATAAGGACACCTGATGGTCATGAGAT ATCATTGATGTATTCTGCCAGGAAGCATCATGCAGATCAGTTGCAGTATGGGTGCATTGTGCATCGTCACCTTGAAGATGGAGATGTAGTTTTATTTAATAGGCAACCGAGTTTGCACCGAATGTCAATCATGTCCCATCGG GCAAGGATAATGCCTTGGCGAACACTGAGATTCAATGAGTCAGTGTGCAACCCATACAATGCTGACTTTGATGGTGATGAGATGAATATGCATGTACCACAAACAGAAGAGGCCCGTACTGAGGCTCTTATGCTGATGGGG GTGCAGAACAATTTGTGCACCCCGAAAAATGGAGAAATCTTGGTTGCATCAACACAGGATTTTCTAACTTCTTCCTTTCTTATAACAAGAAAAGACACATTTTATGACCGCTCGGCCTTTTCACTCATGTGTTCATATATAGGTGATGCCATGGACCCAATTGATTTGCCAACTCCAGCATTAGTTAAG CCAGTGGAGCTATGGACTGGCAAACAATTATTCAGTGTGCTATTGCGTCCCCATGCAAAAATGAGAGTATATTTAAATCTAACTGTAGCAGAAAAGTCATATTCGAAGTCTAGAGAAACTATGTGTTCCAAGGATGGTTTTGTGTATATTCGCAATAGTGAGCTCATCAGCGGGCAGCTTGGGAAGGCCACTTTAG GTAATGGAAACAAGGACGGTATTTACTCCGTTCTTCTCAGGGATTATGGTCCTCATGCTGCTGCTACCTGTATGAATCGCATGGCAAAGTTAAG TGCACGATGGATAggaaatcatggattttcaatTGGGATCAATGATGTTCAACCTGGGGCTACATTAAACAAGGAGAAGAAGGCGACTCTGGACAATGAGTATGGTCATTGTACCGATTACATAAGAAGTTACACATCTGGAAGCCTGGAGCTGTTACCAGGCTGCAATAATGCAGAGACTCTTGAAGCCAAGATAACTGAGACGCTTAATAAAATTCGAGAAACTACTGCCGAT GTTTGCATGAAGAATTTAAATTGGAGGAACAGCCCTCTAATAATGTCCCAGTGTGGTTCTAAAGGTTCTCCTATTAATATCTGCCAGATGATTGCGTGTGTTGGTCAGCAATCTGTAGGAGGTCAGAGAGCTCCCAATGGGTTTGTTGATCGAACACTGCCCCATTTTGAAAGAGGAGCAAAAGACCCAGAT GCTAAAGGCTTTGTTCAGAATTCCTTCTACACTGGTTTATCTGCGACTGAATTTTTTTTCCACACCATGGGTGGTAGAGAAGGTCTTGTGGATACAGCG GTGAAAACAGCCGATACGGGTTACATGTCTCGTAGATTGATGAAGGCTTTGGAGGATCTATCTATCTTTTATGATAATACAGTGAGAAATGCCAGTGCTTGCATTGTGCAATTTGCCTACGGTGGTGATGCTATGGATCCTGCACAGATGGAAGAGAAAAGTGGGCTCCCGCTGAACTTTGAAAGATTATATATGAAAGCCAAG GCTACCTGCCCTGCAACAGAGCAAAAGAGTTTAACGACTGATGAAATTGAGAAAATAGTTGAAAACACGATCGGGAGAAGACTAGTAAAATCATCCATGACTTTTGAAGGAGGGTCTTCAGAGTCTTCTCATTCATTAGAGACAACATCTAAAGATGAATGTTTGGCAGCTTTTGCAGAGTCAATAAGAAATTTTATTAAGAAAAAAGAGCCTAGCTCAGTTCGCGAGAAACTGAAATTGAGTGAAGGGACACATTCTGAAGAAGATAGACGCTATCTGGAAAATGTTGCCTCTAATATATCTGGGATAACTCAGCGACAATTAATG GTCTTCCTAGAAACTTGTATATCTCGTTACAATTCCAAGAAAATTGAAGCGGGAACTGCAATAGGAGCCATTGGAGCTCAGAGTATCGGAGAGCCAGGAACGCAGATGACATTAAAAACTTTCCACTTTGCTGGAGTCGCAAGCATGA ATGTTACCCTTGGCGTTCCTAGGATTAAAGAAATCGTTAATGGTGCTAAAAATATCAAGACACCAATTATTACTACCCATTTGGATGCTAACAACAATGCCATAACAGCTAAAATGGTGAAGGGGCGTATTGAGAAAACTCTTCTGGAGCAG GTAGCCCAGAGTATAAAGACTTCACAATCGTCGAGGTCAGCATCCGTTGTTGTAACACTTGACATGGGTAGAATAAAAGAGGCTCACCTACATATTGATGCGTACTCGGTAAAGGATTCAATTCTACAAACCACCCCAAAGTTAAAACTGAAAGAGCAG GGAATCAGGACTGTTGAGCGGACTATAATACTAAATGAATCAAAAGAAAAAGATCCCGCGTGCAAAAAATTGACATTACTAGTAGAGGG GAGTGGTCTTTTGTCTGTCATGGGCACTGAAGGAATTAATGGTCACAAGACAGTGAGTAATCACATCATGGAAGTAAAACAGGTACTTGGAATTGAAGCGGCAAGGAAGAAAATAATTGATGAGATAAACTACACCATGTCAAGCCATGGCATGACCATTGACATACGACACATGATGCTGCTGGCTGACTTAATGACATTCAAG GGTGAAGTGTTGGGTATGACAAGATTTGGCGTGGAGAGAATGAGGGACAGTGTCTTGATGCTCGCTTCATTTGAAAAGACCGCAGATCACCTCTTCAATGCTTCTGTGAATGGGAGAGTCGATAAGATTGAAGGAGTCTCTGAATCCATCATCATGGGCATACCCATGCAAGTTGGAACGGGAATGCTTAAAGTGAAGCAATG TGTGCCATCTGTTAAGTTTACGTACGCTCCAGATCCAATTATACGATGA